Part of the Lolium rigidum isolate FL_2022 chromosome 6, APGP_CSIRO_Lrig_0.1, whole genome shotgun sequence genome, GACTTTCCATGTACGGAGTAAAAAATACTAAAAATAAAAATCTCGAGCCTTCCGCTTTTCGTAGGAGTCAGCAAAACGGCCTCGTGCCATCGCCGGCCGTCGTCGTGTTCTCCCGCCGGGACACCGGCGGGATGCTGAAATGCCAGAGCCGGCCGGCCGCTTCCACCTTAAACCTGTCGCAGAGGAACTCCTCGGCGTAAGCCTTCTCCACCTTGCGGTCCACGTCGTGCAGGAACACGTCGGTGTCCCCCTCGCCGCGCCTGGCCCGCGCCATCACCGTCGCCGTCCATATCGCCGCCATCCTCCCCGGCGCCGACGCGAAGTACCCCTTGGGGGCGTCCAGCATGATCATGTCCCACTCGCTCTCGTACACCTCCGCCGGCAGGTCGTGCAGGGCCAGCGGGCACGCCGCGTTGCCCCGGACGGCGggctcggcgccggcgccggggacGCAGGAGGGGGACCGCCGGTAGGATTCGAGGAGGCGGTCGGCCTGGTCGAGCCGCGTGCGGTAGCTGACGAGGTGGGCGCGCAGGAACGGCGACCGCGAGCGCACCACGCGGTACCACTTGGGGTCCTCCTCCAGGAACAAGGTGACGCCGCCGGGGTTGAGCGCGTGCCACAGCGGCGAGTCGTGGCCGAGGCCGAACACCAGCACCCGCGCCGGCGCCCGGCGGCGGAGGACGGCCAGGGAGAGCGCGATCTCGGCGCGCGACTGCTGCGGCACCGTCGGCGTGGTGGCGTAGTAGACAGCGGCGTCGGCGAGCGCGGCGAGGCCGGTCGGCTCGTAGCCGGATCCCGAGGGGGCTGTGACGGCGGGCAGGCATGGGAGCAAAGGAAGTAGCGGCAGCGGCGATCTGAGGACGGTGGAGACTAGCAGCGTCGTGGCCATGAgcagcgcggcggcgacggcggctccCAGGCGGCTCGGGGGCTTCATTGCCGGGGTGGGTGGGTCGGCCGGAGCTTGGTTTACCGGGAATGAGCTCGACGCGCACAGTGCCTGCAGAGCTGATGGGGATTAGTCGTACTTTATAGGCTTCCTTGGTTAGATTGTTTCTCCTTTTGGGACCTGCCTTCTTCTCTTTGCTCTTGGCGTGTCCTTTCGTGACAAATGTAAAAGTTGCCTAACTTTAGGCAGTTGTTCGTACGTGATCTTTAAAAGTCCCAACTCCATTCCTCAGGACACTTTGACAATCAGATGCACAAACTCTAATGGAAGATAGAATTTCTGTCGAGAAGTCTCGTAATTTCCACGATGCTCAATCTCTTCAACTATAATTTCCAGCAACCATTTTTAGACCAATGTCCACTAGGCATTGTTTAGGCTGTGTTCGTGAGGTTTTTTTTCAATCAGTatcatatatatatttatagtactCTCTCGATCACACAAGAAGGTTTCAATTTTATCAAGATATGcacgtatctagatgtgttttagtgtGTATACACATGCGAATTTAAACAAAGTTGAGATATCTTTTTATGGACGAAGtgagtaacaaatagtacatggtagagataaacGTTTTGACTTCAACAATTACAAAACAAAGAAATGAACAAATCTTGAAGGTGTTCAAACTCTTTCTTTTTATATGACATAATCTTATAATTTTTTAAAACAACCAAAGGTAGACACCAAACAATAGATCTGTAAATAAcaacgaaagttctcccataattttaagttgagccgcaatgccaaggctacgTGCACACGTCTAACTATTAAAGTAGtcgatcaacatcggcaagagaatCAACACTCCTATGCTAGGGATAAATAACCGAATAGCTTGGTTGACGTCGCTGAAGAACGGAGAGTACAAATCACCATTGTCAATGACGTAGCTACATGGTTTGTCGCatcgaaaacaaaaaaaacttcTGTAAGGACgaaaaaaaaccaagatccaGTATACTAGATGAGAGCAACGAGATATATTAGAGTCTTACCCTCGAAGACCGAAAGCGTTAacaagatcagatctcgtggatgTTGTAGTCGTTCACTTGCCGATCTCAATATCGCGGTGAAGATCCTTCCGGCACTGCAAGCGGGCAACACCTCCGTGCTCGGGCACACGTACGGTGTTAACGA contains:
- the LOC124659909 gene encoding probable methyltransferase At1g27930 — translated: MKPPSRLGAAVAAALLMATTLLVSTVLRSPLPLLPLLPCLPAVTAPSGSGYEPTGLAALADAAVYYATTPTVPQQSRAEIALSLAVLRRRAPARVLVFGLGHDSPLWHALNPGGVTLFLEEDPKWYRVVRSRSPFLRAHLVSYRTRLDQADRLLESYRRSPSCVPGAGAEPAVRGNAACPLALHDLPAEVYESEWDMIMLDAPKGYFASAPGRMAAIWTATVMARARRGEGDTDVFLHDVDRKVEKAYAEEFLCDRFKVEAAGRLWHFSIPPVSRRENTTTAGDGTRPFC